The Anabas testudineus chromosome 5, fAnaTes1.2, whole genome shotgun sequence region TTCACACTGAATAATCTATATTTGAAGCCTGTTGGAAACCTGTATGTTTCCATTTAGGACTGACTGAATTGAGTGaatgtttatgtacagtatatctacTGTTGCGCATCTCTGCTGTACCCGAGCATGGTGGGGACCTGGAGACGCGGATTAAAGCTCAACACTGTTGGGAGACCTCAGCAAAAATACTGcttacaaaaaacacacaacaaaaagaagCTTCTACTTTGAGACCtccagtatttactgtactttagGTCGTATTAAATTATTCCACCAATACTGTTGTACACTGACGGAAAGACATTTTGTGAAAGTCTTTATAGCCTACAATATATTACTACTGTTGGGGCCAgtgttgtagttttattttaaattaaaaatatttatttgcatgaTATTTTGAACAATTTACAGAGTTGTGTACATAGTCTGATGGATATTTTACATTCCTGTCCACAGCCAGCTCTCCAGTACTGTTGGGAGAGGCGAGGGCGCCCTCTGTGGATATTTCTGGTCATGTGAAGCCTCAGAGCTCTTTGCTGCGTGTAAACAAATGAAGCCGAAGGTTTGACTTCAGTGAAGCCTACAGTGACTGTCAGTGTTTGGAACTTAGGTCTTTTGCAGCAAGAAAGAAGCACAGAGAAGTTTAGAGTTAAAAGCAACTTACTGCCTGATCCAGCTTTTGTCATTTGCTTTggaaaaatgtgacacaaaaactCTGCTATGGATTTATTCACTGAAAGGCTGTATAATGACAAATAAGGCAGTGGCATGTTTGGGGAAACCCCTATATTAATGAACTATGTTTATCAAATAGACTTATgtgttgctttttcattttatttctgtatttctttcttttttgttgatttatttaggTATTGTGAATAATACTTGTATTGAACACAAAGGAAGTGAATGTGTTTGAAGCTTGTGTGGGCACAATAAGCAGTTTCCAAGAAAATctgcaaaacagacaaaaagataAGAAAGTTAACGTTTCCGCTGTaactttgctttttgttttgctgacatTAACGTTGACTCTGGGCAGTTTCCTCTTTTTGTGCCAGTCTCCAACGCCACCTCATTTTTGTACAGATGATGTGAAGCAGTCAGCCGAAGATGGTTAACTTTGTAAAGATTTTGTCAGTCACATTAGAAAATggatatttaaatgtttatatctTTGGTGATTAAATGCTATTGATATTTTTCACGTTAGCTGTGAATTGTTATTGACCTTCACTGATCTGTTACATTCTAAACTAATCATGTCAACAGTGAAAGAGACTTCAGTGGTTTCACATGTTTCGCATCCCATTCACGGTTAGGAACACACATAATCGTGTAAATAATTCAAATCCTAATCAAACTAAGAGAGAGAGTAAATCTCCTTTTGAGCACACGTGTAAAGAAAGgagcacattttaaatcagaGAAGTGAGCAATGCTAAAAATGTGtcttcagtttatttctctgtaaaatTTGTACAATAAAAGTATCACAGGAACAGCAGCATTTATTGTAAACTGAACACATAATAGTGAATCTGTCTCTGATGATTTTCTGATATGCATAGATGAAGAAATACTCAATACTCGACTAAAACCCAATACTTTAGTAAAAgtgagtaaaagtaaaaaagtccaaaaaagtactccactacaaATTACTTATtctattatactgtataaaaattaTTCTACtaagaaacacctttatttaaGCATCAATTTAATTGTCAGTATAAACAAAAGCCTAAACATATTCAGTTTactaatgtaaaacaaactggAAATACTCATGTATAAGAAACTGAATCAGAAATGGTTTAATTAACCCGATAAAAGCAGTCCATTAATTATCAAAACTTTGATTgtctaaacattttatttctttatttaagtcGTCATTCTCGATAGCTTAACTTATTGAAAATAACCATATTTccaaatatttacataaatttaTGTCCTCATAAAACAATGACCTTTAAGATGTAAGTCACTAAAGTTTTTCTCTGTATTGCCTCAGATTTCTCTAAAtgatacacacatttacacgtATGATCAGATATGCAGGAGGTCATTTATGTCCTATACAGTACGTTTACAATGCATCTTATTCCTGCAGTACAAGCAGCTCTCCCATTATCTGATGTAGAGACactgctgtgtgtcatctgtcGAGGATTAAAACATGAATTGTGGTCCAAGAGTCAAGTATGTGCATCCTGTGCATTTGCTGCTACTTTCAATCAGCAGGGACATCAAACAGGAGGCTGGGATCTTCAAATGTTGCTGGCTACTTCCTGAAAGCAGTGGATGGGGGTTGAAGAATGTTTTGGCTTCTCTGGTTCACTAAACCAACAACAGTCCTGCAGGCCAGCTGCTCAGTCTTGTTTGGATAAGATACCTTCTCTCCAGTAGGCACGCTGCCTTGTCATGTGGCTTAAGGCAAAATACACCGTCTGATTTAGCGATGATATCACACCATCAGTGTTTGGCAAAGCAGATTACATCTTAGAATTATTTACATGCATCATGTTAGGTATAAGCAGCACTCTGGGGCTTGTCTCTTACAAGTTGAACATAAGAGTCGGTGAAGAGATGAAGCTTTCAGGAGAGGTGAGGATTAATGCTGCAGAGTAACGTCTCTTTGGGTAAAACTTTCTCTGTCAAGTGAGTACAACTAATGGACAGATGTCTGTCTCAGCATCACATATTATGTCTACAACCTGTGTTTTGGGGGAGGggggtatttacagtacagcacTACTGTTAGATGAATTTAAAATCAACcaatttttcttacttttttaaatAGCGAAATTATTTTTAGcttaagttttcttttttttttttttgattttcaCATCAGGCAGAATAGATTATGCTCTGAACATTTCTGTGAATTATCTGTGGATAAAACGTTTTTAATGGACAAGTGTGTGAATCAGGATATTGTGCTTTTATATAAAACACTGCCATTATTAATCATTGttatatgtttctttttgtgattTCAGTACTTCTCTGAAAAGTACATCGATCATAAGAAGGAACCTTGAGCAGATAGTTACTCCCTTTACAGAAAACAGGAATATATagtaaataaagacagaggatCTGACTAAGAATAAACAGGTGCACTAAGATTAGACAGTGGGGGTTTTCAGCTGTCATTAATCacaatgtaaatgaaatgactCCTCAAATGGGAAAACACATGCTACTGTGTTGACAGCCTGCTTTGGCCCAAATGACTGTGGAAttgatgtatttatgtttctcctctgttttcaggAAGAGCATTGATGCAACAGgcaaaatgcatttcatttaaactCCCACCTGCCGCCTCGCAACACTGGTTAAATAATTGATAccctgaaaaaagaaaagttgccTCTGCTGAGAGATGATGAGCAGTGTTGTTAGACAGCGTGTTGGATGAACACTTCACCACAGGTGTAAGAAGTCCTGTAGGCCACAGGTATGTGACAGATGATGATTCAGTGCCTTGAATCCGTTTTGTCaacaaacactaaataaaaacatgcgTCACTTACGTGCATCTGTTAGAACAGAGGCATGTTGCCTAGCAACCACTCATTTGGGCAAAGACGGAGACAGGTGTTGTGGCGAAAAGTGACCCCACAGTAACTGATAGCTGTCCGCGGGAGCGCGCACGTCCTGTTAAAGACGTGTTGTCCGGTTTATCATCGGCTGCAGCTGTTTATGTCGGGATGAAATGAGGGAAATTATAACTGCAAAACCGCAACAACAGTCAAAAGAAGCCGACTGACAGTAATGTACAGAGTTTTAATTCTTCATAAAACCACTGCGTGTCCTTTATTTCGCATTTTCGGGCGGTTTTAAGAAACTATATGTGGTGATTATTGAGCCTTAGACAACTTATTTGCTGGTAGGTGGAGTTTTATATCTTTGAGGTCTGAGGGCCTTGTCCTCCTAAATTTCCTGGTTCCTTAATGCTAAGCTAATATGGCCTTTATTGTGTGATTGTTGAGTTTTtatgacttatttatttatttatttttattttaatgggaAGTCTACAAAGTGCTCAAAATTGTGATTTCCTTAAAACTGTCCCATGCTGAACTGCTTCACATACTACTACCATGCCTCTACAGCGCCGCCATGTGGACAGATTCTGTAGTTTCCCAACTTCCGGACTTTTTGTAATTGGCTCCGCCCACTTCCGTCTGACTAGATATTCCGCCATTTTTAATTGTCTGTAAAACACTCTTCTGActctgtattatttattaaaacctCTTCAAGTCCGGTTCATATCCTCTTTGGACCACCTCAAATTCAGTGGTACCACCTACTCTGCAACAGTTCTTACCGTTTTCCCGAatttcaacatatttttgtACAATACTCTATGTACATCTGTAGAGTTTCATCCAGACTAGCCACTAGGGGGCGCTATAGGAGGGACTTGTGTTTTCATCCTCTTAAATCAAAGCACTCCTACACTTCTATCACCTGCTGACATGATGGGCATACTCAAACATTACACATACAACGCCACCATGTGGCTACTTGCGGGACTGCAAATGTTAAACTTGTGTAAAGCTTAGATAATTCtgttagttttgtgtttctttctttctactttaCTTAATTAAAATTTTTCCTGTACTCATTGGGTGTAAACTTTAGATACTGGAGCATGTTGGTTCACTTACTCAACAATTAAGTGGTGTACAACCAAAGTCAAAAGGCAAAAATGATCACATACTATAAATATTATCATAAGGCTTCaatgttttgtctctttcattaACTATATTTCCTAGAAATGTTTGGAATCAGCcaaataatgtaaaaacaaaaaaaagaaaaaaaaagaacaatatgcTCTTGTCAAATTATGGATATTAATGGTAAATActtataaaatgtgtttgtgttgtaaattaAAGTGTTGGCCTTAATATCAAACTGTAATGACACGATCTATTTATCTAATATTTAGTTCCAGCAATAGTGTTTTTATAGttgcctgtgtgtttattttgttgctcCTTCAACCAAGTGGTAgtgcttttagtttttgttgtgcaaagaaacatttaaaggcAGCACACTGGAAACACTTATTTATTGAATGTAGTCTTACAATATTTAGTGAGAACagttaaatgaaaaatcatattttatgattttCATAAGTGCCTCTCAAAGATGCTGCAAATTATTCTCCTGACTCCTTTCCCTGAaatggatagaaaaaaaaaacatttaatataccATTTAATATATTATGAAAACCCCTTAAACATCTGGAACAATCAAACAATTATCCTATATGTACTGCACATGGACACAATCAATGACCACTTGTATGTTACACTTACTTTTCCAATTTCCCGACTCTTTGCCCTCAGCTTGTTGACCTGAGACTCAGCGATGTCAGCTCGCTCCTGAGCCTCCTCCATCTCATGCTGCACTTTCCTGTACCTGGTCAGGTGACTATTGGCCTGTTCCTCCTGTGAGGACATTCACCATTGGTTTCATTGATTATGAAGTTTGATAATAAAGAAATTTACTCATACTAGAGTTTTTCTACAAGTCCTgtacatgttattattatatgcaAATTTACTTGAagcaacacagtgaaaaagCACGTTTTTGACTCACAGCCTCCTCCGCCTGTCTCTTGTAGGCCTTCACTTTGAGTTGCAGCTTGTCCACCAAATCCTGAAGTCTGATGATGTTTTTCTTGTCCTCCTCAGTCTGCGGGAATATGAATTAATGGTTAAAATATGCACGTTTGTGAAGTGACGGTAtcaattaaaaatcaaacaggatACCTGATAGGTGAGCTCTTTCACTCTTCTCTCATACTTCCGAACACCTTTGATAGCCTCTGCTCCTCGTCTCTGCTCACCTTCAACTTCAGCCTCAAGCTCACGCACCTGAAAGATTTACAGTGTTCGCAATTACATGAAAGTAAAAATTTGttattaatttgaaaaaaaaaagacattttatggGTTAGTAAATTGGTCTTTACTCTAGCTTCCAGTTTCTGGAGCTGCTTCTTTCCACCCTTCATTGCGAGGTTCTCAGCCTCATCCAGACGGTGCTGCAGGTCTTTCACTGTCACCTCCAGGtttttcttcatcctctccaAATGAGCACTAGTGTCCTGTTCCTTCTTCAGCTCTTCTGCCATCATGGCAGCCTATTATACAATAATTATGACATCAGGACATTGCTCAAATTTAAAAGAAGAGATGTTTCTAAATCATTTGAACTCACATCAGTGATGGCCTTCTTGGCCTTTTCTTCAGCATTTCTTGCTTCCTGAATAGCATCTTCTACTTCACCTTGGATCTGGACAAGGTCAGCCTCCAACTTCTTCTTTGTATTAATAAGGCTGGTATTCTGTTATAAAAGAAACATAACTGATTTTCCATGTGTTGATCTATAGAAGCGTTTAAATGTCTAATTAGTCAGCCTTTGAGAGTACCTGGGAGTGCAGAAGTCCCACACGCTCACTGGCATCCACCAACTCCTGTTCAGCTACTTTGCggcctctctctgtttgttccAGTGCAGTTCTCAGCTCCTCGATCTCAGCCAGCATCAGGTTGTTCCTACGCTCCACAATGGCAACTTGCTCCTTCATGTCTTCCTGACTTCTAATAGCTTCATCAAGATGGAGCTGGGCATCCTAAATTGCAaaacatgtatatatgtaaGATTCAGCTAGTTTAAGAAAGAAGATACTTTATAGATGCTAATACTTCGGTGGACGTACCTTAAGCTGTCCCTGCATGTTTCTCAGCTGTTTTTGGGCTTCAGCTGCCTGGCGATTGGCATGGCTCAGCTGAATTTCCATCTCATTGAGgtctccctccatcttcttcttgattCTCAGGGCATCATTCCTGCTCCTGACCTCAGCATCCAAAGTGGTTTGCATAGATTCAATCACTCTCTGGCTGTTCCTCTTGATCTGTTCGATCTCCTCGTCCTTCTCTGCAAGCTTTCTGTCTATTTCACTCTTGACCTGAGTCAGTTCAAGCTGAACACGGAGAATCTTGGATTCCTCATGCTCAAGAGTAGCCTGTGAACAACCGTGACCTTTATCAATGAGACTGCCCAAAACTTTCttcataaaaaatacagaaactgatTTATAGTGAAGAAAAATAGAACTGAGGTGTCAAATCCCACATTTACAGTCTCACAGTTACACTGCATGATCTTCAGGTACACTAaagttattaatattaataccGGTCTCATAGCTAAAGCAAAAACAGGAATACAAACTGAAACACTTTTTGCAGTATTTtagatatttgtatttttaaactaGTATTTTACTCTTTCGATATATCCCCTCGTTGTATTATAGCTGAATATTTTGGACAACTAGATGCCTCTGCTGCCATTGTGATTGATAAACCCATTGATTATATTATTGCTATGAGTAAATTTTACCTCTGCTTCCTCAAGAGCAGTTTGAATCTCTGTCTTCTCACTTTCCACTGTCTTCTTTCCCTTCTCAAGCTCATGGATTGTCTTACCGGTCTCTCCAAGTTGTTCACTCAGGTCTGAGATCTCCTCTGTTGAAACACAGTATAAGATTTTGAATATtatgcaatgaaaaaaaaaagttttatcaTAGACATTTGTCATGTAAATCCTCAAGAGTGGGTATCTGTTGTGGAAAATATATTCACTGTCTTACGTTGCAGGTTCTTGTTCTCCCTCTTCAGTGTCTCCAGTTGGTCCAGAGCTTCTTCGTAtgagtttttcattttgaacagCTCTGTGCTTAATGACCGAGCCTCCTTCTGCGCTCCCTCCAATTCAGCCTGACTCTCCTCATACTTCTGCTTCCACTCAGCAAGAACCTGAACATATTACAAACCAATTAGCCTTCCCTGCCACCTCATGTTAATTAGTGGAAACTATATATTACAAATGATCTTACCTTGTCAAAGTTCCTTTGCTTCTTGTCGAGGTTAGCAGCCAGAGCATTAGCTCTCTCCACATCAATCATCAGGTCCTCAACTTCACCCTGCagtctctgttttgtcttttccagGGAGGCGCATTTTGCGTTCACGGCCTCGATAGATTCCTCTGCATCCTGAAGACGCTGGGCAAGCTTTTTCCTGTCAAACCATACAATAAAGGGGTATTTAAATGATTCTACAATTCATGTAGAAAACTTATGATCTCAAGATTGTCAATACTttgcctcctccagctcctcagtGCGCTGAATGGCATCAGTCTCATATTTGGCTCTCCACTGAGCCACCTCACTGTTGGCCTTGGACATTGCACGCTGCAGCTCAGCCTtggcctcctgctcctcctcataCTGCTCTCTGAGCAGGTCACAGTCATGACGAGCTGACTGAACAGCATGAGCCAGGGCATTCTTGGCCTATAATCCAAATGAGAACCTAATATTAATACAATGTGTCTGGTGGTCTTTTCCCGTATTGTACAGTTTTCCTAGACTGTTACCTTAACTTCCTCCTCAATGTGCCTCTTCAGCTCCTCAATCTGTTGAGTGTAAGCCTGCTTGCTTCTTGTCAGCTGAGAAATAAGAGCTTCTTTTTCCTCTAGCTGACGCGTAGTTTCACCTAATCAAAGGTATAATTAACTTACTGTAATATATATAAGAACAAAATAGCAGAACACACTAAAGAAATGCAAAgttattactgtatatacagacTAGGCAGGGTTCATATTAATGTGCAACAAAGGTTTTTCAGCTAGTGTTATTATACTAATATGTGCAGGTTTTGTTTAAGATTTTGCTACAGCTGGCATTATCttcatgtcatttttatgtAGTGCCACTATGAGTATATTTAAGTGGAGTCTTGTGTTTCAGCTTATTACAACCATCCTACAAAGTGAGATTCATACCATTTTCAGTTTGTAGCCTTGCTTTCTGTGCACTCAGGTCATTTAGCTGACGAACATTCTCATCATTCTTGGACTTGAGCTCACTCAGTTGGTCTTCCAATGTCCTGCACAACTTCTCAAGGTTTGCCTGGTAAAAGGAAACATTTATTAGTACAAATTGATTAGAATTATTCTTTGCTTGAATGAAAACACAGCGCAGTCACCTTGGATTTCGCCACAGACTCCATATTGCTTGAGAGGTCATCAATCTCCATCTTGTATTcgctcttctctttctccagctTCTGTTTGACTCTCTGGAGGTTATCTATCTGTTCTCCCAGCTCGGCCACGCTGTCAGCCTGCTTCTTACGGAGCGCTGCTGCAGTGGCCTCATGCTGCAGTGTGGACTCTTCAAGATCACGACGCAGCTTCTGAAACTCGGCCTCACGCTTTTTGTTCATCTCAATCTGAGCTGCAGTTGCTCCACCAGCTTCTTCAAGTCTCTCACTGATCTCTTCAAGTTCCCTGGAGAGATCAGACCTCTGCTTCTCCACCTTGGCCCGAGCAGCTCGTTCAGCCTCGATCTCCTCCTCTAGTTCCTCAATACGAGCCTTGAACACAGAAGACTTAAGTTAAACTTTTtgaaagtattaaaatattCTCCTGTTTTTGACACTTGTTGAAATTATACCTGAAATTCCTTTATCTTTTTCTGTAGCTGGATTCCAAGAGATTGCTCATCCTCAATCTTATTCAGGAGCTGGCTTATCTCAAAGTCCTTCctgaaagtggagaaaaaaaagtgatgtaTTAAAGTATTGTTTCAGTAGAACCTCTCATGTAATGTGTACTCATTGTGGACAGATACACAAACTCTAATTCttacttctttattttctcctcagaCTGCTGCTTGTCATTCTCCAGATCCATTATTGATTCCTGGGCCAGTTTAAGATCACCCTCAAGCTTTCTTTTAGCTCGCTCAAGATCCATACGAAGCTTCTTTTCTTGCTCCAAGGAGCCTTCAAGCTGTTATGAGATGATGaataattaacaaataaattttgttttttaaatgtcaggaGAACTGAAAATAACTGACTCATGTTAATACTCACATCATCCACTTGCTGCTCCAGCTTGGTCTTGGCCTTCGTCAGAGTGTTGactttgtcttcctctgccTGCAGATCATCAAGAGTCTGCTGATGGGCCTCTTGGAGGGCTTTCTTCTCTTTAGTCAACTTGGCAATGGTTTCATCTTGAGAAGTCATCTCCTCCACCAGGTTTTTAACCTATATTTGCAACATTGtgaaaataatttcttttaagATTTTTAGTTTTCTACAAACAATGGATTATTTAATGCCTTATGAGCAAAATACCAACCTTGTTCTCAGTGGCATGTTTCTCCTTTTCCACTTTGGCCAGGGTAAGCTCCAAGTCGTCAATGTCTTTCTTCAACTCAGAGCACTCGTCCTCCAGTTTCCTCTTCTTCGCAGTCAGCTCAGCATTcatttcttcctcatcttccagTCTCTCAGACGTCTCTTTGAGTTTGGCCTCGAGCTGGATTTTAGCTTTAATGAGTCCCTCACACCGTTCTTCAGCATCAGAAAGGTTTTCACTTTCCTAAAGTTCAGTAAAAGCAGGTTCATTGGTCAAATCAGTAATTTGATGTAGGATATTTAGTAGCAGTTTGGTAATCCAACTTACAGACTGCACTTGTAATAACAGATCATTCTTCTcctgcagcagagaaaccaTCTTCTCCTCCAGTTCCTTCTTCTTAGCCAGAGCCTTTGCCAGATCCTCCTTAGTCTTTTCAAAGTCCTCTTTCATTTGAGCCATCTCTTTCTCAGTCTCTGCACTCTTTAGCAAAGGCTTAATTTTGAAGTACAGTTTCATCCATGGCCATGTTTTGACATTCATGAATGAGCGAACGTTGTACTGGATGGCGTAAATGGCCtctctaattaaaaaaagaaaaaaagacttAGAAACAGTTTATGGCATAAATAGTTTAACCTAAGCCTAAAACCATGCCTCACCTTCTTTCCATCATCTTGACAAACTCGCGTCTCATTAGGAAACCTCTGCAGAGAGCCTGAGTCATTGTGACAAGCTCAGCCAGtttctcatctctcatctcctccAAGGTACCCAGCAAACCAGCTTTGAAGAAGACCTGAGAGCCAAGACTTAAAATTATTGATGAAATTTGATAGtacacatctttttaaaaagccttttCTAGAAGGAGTGTTACTCTACCTTTGTGTGGCCAAACTTATACTGAGAGTGGTCCACATTGATGGATCCCAGCAGTTTCTCGGAGGCTTTCTTGTTGTCAATAAACTGTCCCTCCGGGATGACACTGGCATTCAAAACTTTGTATCTAGGAGCGAagattttattcagttttagtcagagataGTTTGAAGATAAACACTTTTCACTGCCTGTAATGGTATTCTGGCTCTTCTACCTCTGCTTGAAGTCACCATAGAGGATTCTGCTGGGAAAACCTTTCCTGCAAATCCTGATACCTTCCAGCACACCATTGCACCTCAGCTGATGGATGACCAGGTGGTTCTCCATAAGACCTATGGTATAATGTTAAATAGAATCTCTTGTTAAACACAGAATTGCAATGTAAAGGATGACTGTCAATGCACATCATGCATTTTATGAGACCGGTGTACCTGGTGTCTTTGATTCATTGGGAATCAAGCAGCGCACAAAATGAGGATGGGTGCTCCTCAAATTGGTCATCAGCTTTCCTAAATTCTCCTGAAAAGTTATAAGAACACTACATTTGTAAAAGGCACTAAATTAGACATGCATGTAATAAGGTACACATTTAATTCTTTCACATCTTACCCTGAACAAAGCAGACACAGTCTGGAAGGAGCCACCCTTCTTCTTACCAGCTTTCTTGCCACCCTCTGCTGTCAGTGGATAATTTCAGTGAAAAGAAATTGATAGATTCAACATATGTAATGAGTTTTTGAGTTTTAATTACTCAAAATGTAGAGGCAGTGTGTACCTTCTGAAGAGGCATGGGATGCATACAGGAAGGACAACAGTTTGACTGAAGACTTCTGGTAGAGCTGAACCACAGAGTCGTTCAGGGGGTCTTTGTTTTTATCCAGCCAGCCAAAAATGTTGTAATCGACAGTGCCAGCATAGTGCACCAGGGAGAAATGGGCTTCAGCTTTTCCTTTGGCTGGCTTTGGTTTCTGGAAGGGGGCACTTTTACCAAGATGCTGGTCATACAGTTTGTTCTTGAAGGTCATGTCTGTTGCCTTGGGGAACATGCACTCCTCTTCAAGGATGGAGAAGATGCCCATTGGCTGTCATGATGAAATGGTTGTTTGAACATGGCAAAACTTATCGGACAGGTTTCTATATTTGTGAATATGCAGCATGTGACTCACCTTCTCAATAAGCTCAATGCAGGCAGCCAAGTCCATACCAAAGTCAATGAACTCCCATTCAATTCCTTCCTTCTTGTACTCTTCTTGCTCCAGGACGAACATGTGGTGGTTGAAAAACTGTTGCAGTTTTTCATTGGTGAAGTTGATGCAAAGCTGCTCCAAGCTGTTGAACTAAAGAAAGATTTCAAAGATCACTAAGGGACTAAGTAGCACTAACAAAAATGCTTTATCCTGTACCCTGATATTGAAAAAGAAACTTTGTGCAGAATAATTCATATTAAGCTGTAGAAGATTATATAGTGTAATTCAAACATACTTACATCAAAAATTTCAAACCCA contains the following coding sequences:
- the LOC113153758 gene encoding myosin heavy chain, fast skeletal muscle-like isoform X2: MSGDAEMECFGPAAVYLRKPERERIEAQNTPFDAKTAYFVTEPSEMYLKGKLIKREGGKATVETLCGKTLTVKEDEVFPMNPPKFDKIEDMAMMTHLSEPSVLYNLKERYAAWMIYTYSGLFCVTVNPYKWLPVYDAVVVAGYRGKKRVEAPPHIFSISDNAYQFMLQDRENQSILITGESGAGKTVNTKRVIQYFATIAVAGGSKKSEPVPGKMQGSLEDQIIAANPLLEAYGNAKTVRNDNSSRFGKFIRIHFGSTGKLASADIETYLLEKSRVTFQLSAERSYHIFYQLTTGHKPELIEALLITTNPYDYPMISQGEITVKSINDIEEFIATDTAIDILGFTAEEKAYIYKLTGAVMHHGNMKFKQKQREEQAEPDGTEVADKIAYLMGLNSADLLKALCYPRVKVGNEYVTKGQTVPQVNNSVMALCKSVYEKMFLWMVVRINEMLDTKQPRSFFIGVLDIAGFEIFDFNSLEQLCINFTNEKLQQFFNHHMFVLEQEEYKKEGIEWEFIDFGMDLAACIELIEKPMGIFSILEEECMFPKATDMTFKNKLYDQHLGKSAPFQKPKPAKGKAEAHFSLVHYAGTVDYNIFGWLDKNKDPLNDSVVQLYQKSSVKLLSFLYASHASSEEGGKKAGKKKGGSFQTVSALFRENLGKLMTNLRSTHPHFVRCLIPNESKTPGLMENHLVIHQLRCNGVLEGIRICRKGFPSRILYGDFKQRYKVLNASVIPEGQFIDNKKASEKLLGSINVDHSQYKFGHTKVFFKAGLLGTLEEMRDEKLAELVTMTQALCRGFLMRREFVKMMERREAIYAIQYNVRSFMNVKTWPWMKLYFKIKPLLKSAETEKEMAQMKEDFEKTKEDLAKALAKKKELEEKMVSLLQEKNDLLLQVQSESENLSDAEERCEGLIKAKIQLEAKLKETSERLEDEEEMNAELTAKKRKLEDECSELKKDIDDLELTLAKVEKEKHATENKVKNLVEEMTSQDETIAKLTKEKKALQEAHQQTLDDLQAEEDKVNTLTKAKTKLEQQVDDLEGSLEQEKKLRMDLERAKRKLEGDLKLAQESIMDLENDKQQSEEKIKKKDFEISQLLNKIEDEQSLGIQLQKKIKEFQARIEELEEEIEAERAARAKVEKQRSDLSRELEEISERLEEAGGATAAQIEMNKKREAEFQKLRRDLEESTLQHEATAAALRKKQADSVAELGEQIDNLQRVKQKLEKEKSEYKMEIDDLSSNMESVAKSKANLEKLCRTLEDQLSELKSKNDENVRQLNDLSAQKARLQTENGETTRQLEEKEALISQLTRSKQAYTQQIEELKRHIEEEVKAKNALAHAVQSARHDCDLLREQYEEEQEAKAELQRAMSKANSEVAQWRAKYETDAIQRTEELEEAKKKLAQRLQDAEESIEAVNAKCASLEKTKQRLQGEVEDLMIDVERANALAANLDKKQRNFDKVLAEWKQKYEESQAELEGAQKEARSLSTELFKMKNSYEEALDQLETLKRENKNLQQEISDLSEQLGETGKTIHELEKGKKTVESEKTEIQTALEEAEATLEHEESKILRVQLELTQVKSEIDRKLAEKDEEIEQIKRNSQRVIESMQTTLDAEVRSRNDALRIKKKMEGDLNEMEIQLSHANRQAAEAQKQLRNMQGQLKDAQLHLDEAIRSQEDMKEQVAIVERRNNLMLAEIEELRTALEQTERGRKVAEQELVDASERVGLLHSQNTSLINTKKKLEADLVQIQGEVEDAIQEARNAEEKAKKAITDAAMMAEELKKEQDTSAHLERMKKNLEVTVKDLQHRLDEAENLAMKGGKKQLQKLEARVRELEAEVEGEQRRGAEAIKGVRKYERRVKELTYQTEEDKKNIIRLQDLVDKLQLKVKAYKRQAEEAEEQANSHLTRYRKVQHEMEEAQERADIAESQVNKLRAKSREIGKGKESGE